One segment of Thermosynechococcus sp. HN-54 DNA contains the following:
- the rdgB gene encoding RdgB/HAM1 family non-canonical purine NTP pyrophosphatase codes for MPILAKAILASHNDGKVKEFQGWLQPWIGELLPLPSTIEIAETADSFLGNACLKATTAAKEMGEWAIADDSGLAVHALKGAPGIYSARYGATDAERIERLLREMAGVRDRRAEFICVIALARPDGTIAITTEGRCTGEILSAPRGSGGFGYDPIFWVPSQQRTFAEMSPMEKQQISHRGQALQQLQEYFQALSP; via the coding sequence ATGCCCATCCTCGCCAAAGCCATCTTAGCTAGTCACAATGACGGTAAGGTCAAAGAGTTCCAAGGCTGGTTACAGCCGTGGATTGGTGAATTGCTACCCTTGCCCTCCACCATTGAGATCGCTGAAACCGCTGATTCCTTCTTGGGCAATGCCTGCTTGAAGGCCACCACAGCTGCCAAAGAGATGGGTGAGTGGGCGATCGCCGACGATTCGGGGCTAGCCGTTCATGCCCTTAAGGGGGCACCGGGGATTTATTCGGCTCGCTACGGTGCCACGGATGCTGAGCGCATTGAGCGTCTATTGCGGGAAATGGCCGGTGTGCGCGATCGCAGAGCTGAATTCATTTGTGTCATTGCCCTCGCGCGCCCCGATGGCACGATTGCCATTACAACGGAAGGACGTTGCACAGGCGAAATTTTAAGCGCGCCCCGTGGCAGTGGCGGTTTTGGCTATGATCCCATTTTTTGGGTACCCAGCCAGCAGCGCACATTTGCGGAAATGAGTCCAATGGAAAAGCAACAAATCAGTCATCGCGGCCAAGCGCTGCAACAGCTTCAGGAGTATTTTCAAGCCTTGAGTCCGTAA
- a CDS encoding NIL domain-containing protein, with the protein MKKRVTLTFPRRTIQMPVTYRLAKDFNIAANIIRAQVAPNQVGKLVLELAGDIDQMEAALEWLRQQNIEVSLASREIVIDEQACVHCGLCTGVCPTQALTLHPETFQLQFTRSRCIVCEQCVAACPMEAIHTNF; encoded by the coding sequence GTGAAAAAGCGGGTCACATTGACATTCCCCCGACGGACGATCCAAATGCCCGTCACCTATCGCTTGGCCAAGGACTTTAATATTGCCGCCAATATCATCCGCGCCCAAGTGGCTCCCAACCAAGTGGGCAAACTAGTTCTGGAGCTGGCAGGAGACATTGACCAAATGGAGGCGGCCCTAGAATGGTTGCGGCAGCAGAATATTGAAGTTTCCCTTGCTAGCCGTGAAATTGTGATTGATGAGCAGGCCTGTGTCCACTGTGGCCTCTGTACAGGGGTATGCCCCACTCAGGCGCTGACGCTCCATCCAGAGACGTTTCAACTCCAATTTACCCGCTCCCGTTGCATTGTCTGTGAGCAATGTGTTGCCGCGTGCCCGATGGAGGCCATTCACACAAACTTTTGA
- a CDS encoding Uma2 family endonuclease — MSTQPSPQLSPQDYLQWEAQSGVKHEYINGQVYAMAGASDAHVTLALNLATLLRPTLRQRGCRLYISDMKVRLEQRNCFYYPDLLVTCDPRDQQAPLYKSFPCLVIEVLSPSTEAFDRGDKFLDYQSLETLKEYVLVNTRQQRLETFHRSTAGLWVWQAYTSPDSPVELKSIGWQGHLSDIYEDVILED, encoded by the coding sequence ATGAGCACGCAACCTTCACCGCAACTGAGTCCTCAAGACTATTTGCAATGGGAAGCCCAAAGTGGAGTTAAGCACGAATACATCAACGGCCAAGTATATGCAATGGCAGGAGCTAGTGATGCCCACGTCACCCTAGCCTTGAATTTGGCCACCCTCCTACGCCCCACTTTGCGGCAAAGGGGCTGTCGTCTCTACATTTCAGATATGAAAGTACGGCTTGAGCAGCGAAATTGCTTTTACTATCCCGATTTATTGGTGACCTGTGACCCACGGGATCAGCAAGCGCCACTGTATAAATCCTTCCCTTGCTTAGTGATTGAGGTGCTCTCTCCCTCAACAGAGGCCTTTGATCGCGGCGATAAGTTCCTTGACTATCAAAGCCTTGAGACTTTAAAAGAATACGTGCTTGTCAATACTCGTCAGCAGCGGCTAGAGACCTTTCATCGCAGCACCGCAGGGTTATGGGTTTGGCAGGCCTATACCTCGCCAGACAGCCCAGTTGAACTCAAGAGCATCGGCTGGCAAGGCCACTTGTCTGACATCTATGAGGACGTGATTCTTGAGGATTAG
- a CDS encoding TIGR02281 family clan AA aspartic protease produces MTQQHGYSALATLAGIVFLIAPAKGVPSAVLPERFYRAIANQDWATAVQILDQVIRTHPQQAPALASYRQELLRLQQLPRTAAPPMATVITQPSGIVPILRRQGGIPVIQVMFNQRLRFEMLVDSGASMTVITRSMARALGITPAQVVENRIFHTANGQVVLPVVYVQSISVGGFHRKQVPVAVAGSEMTIGLLGQDFLQHFDVSLRQDHIQLQRRP; encoded by the coding sequence ATGACCCAACAACACGGATATTCGGCACTGGCAACGTTGGCGGGGATAGTGTTCCTGATTGCCCCGGCCAAGGGAGTGCCTTCGGCTGTATTGCCAGAACGTTTTTATCGGGCGATCGCCAACCAAGACTGGGCAACAGCGGTGCAAATTCTTGATCAAGTCATTCGTACCCATCCCCAGCAGGCGCCAGCCCTTGCCAGCTATCGTCAAGAATTGCTACGGCTGCAACAACTGCCCCGAACTGCTGCTCCACCAATGGCAACAGTGATCACCCAGCCCAGTGGCATTGTGCCCATCCTGCGGCGGCAAGGGGGGATTCCCGTTATCCAAGTTATGTTTAATCAACGGCTGCGGTTTGAGATGCTGGTGGATTCAGGCGCCAGTATGACAGTGATTACCCGATCAATGGCACGCGCTTTAGGCATTACCCCTGCGCAAGTTGTGGAAAATCGCATTTTTCATACCGCCAATGGTCAAGTGGTCTTACCAGTCGTGTATGTCCAATCAATCAGCGTCGGCGGCTTCCATCGTAAACAAGTGCCCGTTGCTGTGGCTGGGTCTGAAATGACTATTGGCCTCTTGGGGCAAGATTTTCTCCAGCACTTTGATGTCAGTCTGCGGCAAGATCATATTCAGTTGCAACGTCGTCCTTAA